TTTTCCCTTTTCCATCAAAAATAACACGGCGTCGGCGATTTCATCCTCGCTGACCGTCACGATGTCGTCGGCGTTTTGGCGGATCAGGGAAAACGTCAGATCCCCGGGACGGCGGACATTGATGCCGTCGGCGATGGTGACGCCGGGAGGGACCGTCGTCATTTGCCCGACGTCAAAGGAAATTTTCATGGAGGGGACGTTTTCCGTCTCAACGCCGATAATCCGCACTTCGGGCCTGATGGCTTTGAAGGCCGTGGCGATCCCGGCCAGCATGCCGCCGCCGCCGATGGGGACGACGACCGTGTCGACGCCGGGCAGATCCTCAAGGATTTCGAGAGCGATGGTGCCCTGGCCCGCGATGACGTAGGGGTCGTTGAAAGGGTGGACAAATACGGCGTTTGACTGCTTTTGCAGCTCGCAGGCCTTTTCGTAGGCGTCGTCATAGGCCTGTCCCCAGAGGACGACATCGGCGCCGTAGCCTTTGGTGGCCGAAATCTTGGCCAGCGGCGTCGTTTCCGGCATGACGATCGTAGACTTGATGCCCTGGGCCGTGGCCCCCAGCGCCACTCCTTGGGCGTGGTTTCCCGCCGAAGAAGCGATAACGCCTCTTTTCTTTTCCTCTTCGCTCAGGTTGGCGATTTTGTTGATGGCGCCGCGGATCTTGAAAGAACCGGTTTTTTGCAGGTTTTCATATTTGAAGAAAATGTTCGCGCCCTCGATAAAATCGAAGGAGTGGGATTCGATCAAAGGGGTCTTTTTGGCGATGCCCGCGATGGTCTTCCGGGCTTGGCGGATCAGATTCAGGTCTACGGCGATGCTCATTACTTCCTCCTCTGTACGGGAAAATGGTCTGGTAGTAGTAAATATTTATTATTTTATCAGGAAAAATATTATTTTTTTAAGCTGATTTATTATACACTTTTTCCCTTGGGAAAACAAGCGTTTTTTGGGTTTTTGAAGAGGAAATTTTGTCAGTTAGTGTAAAATATTTATAGGGAAATTTCAAAAAAATTTAACAGAAAACGCCCAGTATGATATAATTTAAGTACGACCTAAAACTAATCAAGGGGGGCGTTTTCCATTAAGACCATTATACAAGATTTTTCACAAAAAGTCATCAGTTTTCTTTTAGAAAATATTCAGGCGGTATCAAACTCCGAATTAGACCTAGATCAAGCAATCAATAATACGTTAGACAGCGTTTGTGAGGCCGTAACGAACGTCTATGAACAGTTTCTGGAACAGATTGACAGGTCGATTGAATCTGATCCGGATCGCAAGAAAAAATATTATCTGATAAGAAAAGGCTGCGAACGTACAATGATGTTTAAAATAGGGAATTTGCACATAAAACGAGCATATTATCAGGACAAAGTCACGGGAGAGTACCTGTTTTTGCTCGATAAATTGCTTAACTTACCAAAATATGAACGATTGAGCAACACCTGCATAAAGAGCGTTATTGAAGAGGCAACAGACAGCAGTTACAAGAAAGCGGGCGAAAAGGCAAGTATTTCTGCTGGAGTTTCCAAACAAACGGTAAAAAATTTCATGCATAAGGTAAAAGTTCCGCAAGAAATCGTAGAATTGAAGAAAAAGAAGGAAGCAAGGATCTTACATATCGTTGCTGATGAAGATCACGTATCGTTGCAAAGGTATGGAAAGAACAGACAAAAGATTGCGATGCCCAAGTTGATCATGCTCTATGAAGGGGTTGT
Above is a window of Fusobacteriaceae bacterium DNA encoding:
- the ilvA gene encoding threonine ammonia-lyase, giving the protein MAVDLNLIRQARKTIAGIAKKTPLIESHSFDFIEGANIFFKYENLQKTGSFKIRGAINKIANLSEEEKKRGVIASSAGNHAQGVALGATAQGIKSTIVMPETTPLAKISATKGYGADVVLWGQAYDDAYEKACELQKQSNAVFVHPFNDPYVIAGQGTIALEILEDLPGVDTVVVPIGGGGMLAGIATAFKAIRPEVRIIGVETENVPSMKISFDVGQMTTVPPGVTIADGINVRRPGDLTFSLIRQNADDIVTVSEDEIADAVLFLMEKGKILAEGAGATPLAAVLAGKIDCRGKKTCVLVSGGNVDIPLIDRILNRALINQGRRYDFRVKVPDRYGELEKLVKLITESRANILFLTQTMYNNNLGITMQEITFVLECSDREHKQSVREKLRAGGYELNP